The Micromonospora sp. M71_S20 genome has a window encoding:
- a CDS encoding metallophosphoesterase, producing MLAALAFVATMALITGLIHLYLWKRLVRDTTAPGRWRRIGGITALVLALLVPATMAGTQAGLYWLAWPGYLWLAVMFYLLVLLVALEVPMAVTKLVLRRRVVAAEPTAAAPEPAMVGAAGPADPPAADAVAQPDHDPARRLLLARGAAIFAGLTATGLTGYGIRTALGPPQLDRVQIPLAKLPRSMDGLRIATVSDIHLGPLRGRAHTERIVAAINRLDADIVAVVGDLVDGSVAELGEAAEPLRGLRSRHGSYFVTGNHEYYSGVEEWVQELDRLGLRVMQNERTEIQARGGVLDLAGVNDVTAAGTGLAAPADYAAALGDRDPNRPVVLLAHQPVAAVEAAKFGVDLQLSGHTHGGQMVPFNLLVKLQQPVVSGLGEVDGTKVYVTNGAGFWGPPVRVGAEPQITLVELRSR from the coding sequence ATGCTGGCGGCACTGGCGTTCGTCGCCACCATGGCCCTGATCACCGGCCTGATCCACCTCTACCTGTGGAAGCGCCTGGTCCGGGACACCACCGCCCCGGGGCGCTGGCGCCGCATCGGCGGGATCACCGCCCTGGTGCTCGCGCTGCTCGTACCGGCGACCATGGCCGGCACCCAGGCGGGCCTCTACTGGCTCGCGTGGCCCGGCTACCTCTGGCTCGCCGTCATGTTCTACCTGCTGGTCCTGCTCGTGGCGCTGGAAGTGCCGATGGCGGTGACGAAGCTCGTGCTGCGCCGCCGGGTCGTCGCCGCGGAGCCCACCGCCGCCGCGCCCGAGCCCGCCATGGTGGGCGCGGCGGGCCCGGCCGACCCGCCGGCCGCCGACGCCGTCGCGCAGCCCGACCACGACCCGGCCCGCCGGTTGCTGCTCGCCCGTGGGGCGGCGATCTTCGCCGGGCTCACCGCCACCGGCCTCACCGGGTACGGCATCCGCACCGCCCTCGGTCCGCCGCAGCTCGACCGGGTGCAGATCCCGCTGGCCAAGCTCCCCCGCAGCATGGACGGCCTGCGGATCGCCACGGTTTCCGACATCCACCTCGGTCCGCTGCGCGGACGGGCGCACACCGAGCGGATCGTCGCCGCGATCAACCGCCTGGACGCCGACATCGTCGCCGTCGTCGGCGACCTGGTCGACGGCTCGGTCGCCGAGCTGGGCGAGGCGGCCGAGCCGCTGCGCGGCCTGCGCTCCCGGCACGGCAGCTACTTCGTCACCGGCAACCACGAGTACTACTCCGGTGTCGAGGAGTGGGTCCAGGAGCTGGACCGGCTCGGCCTGCGGGTCATGCAGAACGAGCGGACGGAGATCCAGGCCCGGGGCGGCGTGCTCGACCTGGCCGGAGTAAACGACGTCACCGCCGCCGGCACCGGCCTGGCCGCCCCGGCGGACTACGCGGCGGCGCTCGGCGACCGCGACCCGAACCGGCCCGTGGTGCTGCTCGCCCACCAGCCGGTCGCCGCCGTGGAGGCGGCGAAGTTCGGCGTCGACCTCCAGCTCTCCGGGCACACCCACGGCGGCCAGATGGTCCCGTTCAACCTGCTGGTGAAGCTCCAGCAGCCGGTGGTCTCCGGCCTGGGCGAGGTCGACGGCACCAAGGTCTACGTCACGAACGGCGCCGGCTTCTGGGGCCCGCCGGTCCGCGTCGGCGCCGAGCCGCAGATCACCCTGGTGGAGCTGCGCTCCCGCTGA
- a CDS encoding MoaD/ThiS family protein: protein MTVRYFAGARAAAGRTEETASAGRSLDELVVELTDRHGERLAAVLTVASFLVDGVTCHDRRAPLTAGATIDVLPPFAGG from the coding sequence GTGACCGTCCGCTACTTCGCCGGGGCACGGGCCGCCGCCGGCCGGACCGAGGAGACCGCATCCGCCGGGCGGTCCCTGGACGAACTCGTCGTGGAGCTGACCGACCGGCACGGTGAGCGCCTCGCCGCCGTCCTGACGGTGGCGAGTTTCCTGGTCGACGGCGTCACCTGTCATGATCGGCGGGCACCGCTGACGGCCGGGGCCACGATCGACGTCCTGCCGCCCTTCGCGGGCGGCTGA
- the moaA gene encoding GTP 3',8-cyclase MoaA: MTAAPPTAGVLADRYGRVARDLRVSLTDKCNLRCTYCMPAEGLAWLPGPQLLGDDEIVRLVGVAVRLLGVTEVRFTGGEPLIRPGLVDIVAAVAALEPRPRISLTTNGIGLDRLAPTLRAAGLDRVNVSLDTLDPERFTRLTRRPRLADVLAGLAGATAAGLIPVKINSVLMRGVNDDEAPRLLRFALAHGYELRFIEQMPLDAQHGWDRATMVTADGILAALRGEFDLTPDPAERGAAPAETWLVDGGPARVGVIASVTRPFCGDCDRTRLTADGQVRACLFATEESDLRGALRAGADDDELARRWRAAMWGKRAGHGIDDPAFLQPARPMSAIGG; encoded by the coding sequence GTGACCGCCGCCCCGCCGACCGCCGGCGTCCTCGCCGACCGGTACGGCCGCGTCGCCCGGGACCTGCGGGTCTCTCTGACCGACAAGTGCAACCTGCGCTGCACCTACTGCATGCCGGCCGAGGGGCTGGCCTGGCTGCCCGGCCCGCAACTGCTCGGCGACGACGAGATCGTCCGGCTGGTCGGGGTCGCGGTACGCCTGCTCGGCGTGACCGAGGTGCGCTTCACCGGCGGGGAGCCGCTGATCCGGCCCGGCCTGGTCGACATCGTGGCCGCCGTGGCGGCGCTGGAGCCGCGCCCCCGCATCTCGCTGACCACCAACGGCATCGGGCTGGACCGGCTCGCCCCCACGCTGCGCGCCGCCGGGCTGGACCGGGTGAACGTCTCGCTGGACACGCTGGACCCGGAGCGGTTCACCCGGCTGACCCGGCGCCCGCGCCTGGCGGACGTGCTGGCCGGGCTGGCCGGGGCGACCGCCGCCGGGCTCATCCCCGTCAAGATCAATTCGGTGCTCATGCGCGGCGTCAACGACGACGAGGCGCCGCGGCTGCTCCGCTTCGCCCTCGCGCACGGCTACGAGCTGCGGTTCATCGAGCAGATGCCGCTGGACGCCCAGCACGGCTGGGACCGCGCGACCATGGTCACCGCCGACGGGATCCTGGCCGCTCTGCGCGGGGAGTTCGACCTGACCCCCGACCCGGCGGAACGCGGCGCGGCGCCGGCCGAGACGTGGCTGGTCGACGGCGGCCCGGCCCGGGTCGGCGTGATCGCCAGCGTCACCCGGCCGTTCTGCGGTGACTGCGACCGCACCCGACTGACCGCCGACGGGCAGGTGCGCGCCTGCCTCTTCGCCACCGAGGAGTCCGACCTGCGGGGCGCGCTGCGGGCCGGGGCGGACGACGACGAGCTGGCCCGGCGCTGGCGGGCCGCGATGTGGGGCAAGCGGGCCGGGCACGGCATCGACGACCCGGCCTTCCTCCAGCCCGCCCGGCCGATGTCCGCGATCGGAGGCTGA
- a CDS encoding fructosamine kinase family protein: MDLAYLRAHPEHLPTFLTHQRIRETPVAGGDICAASRLTLDDGHSVFAKTWPETAGRPAPEGFFAAEAAGLRWLREAGTVAVPEVVVALPELLALEWVDPGEPTPGAAERFGRELAGLHRAGASAFGAGWNGFIGALPADNTADDGPWSGWFAPARLVPYLRMSVDGGALTGAEAGLVEQVVERIGEFGGDEPPSRIHGDLWPGNALWGADDRVWLVDPAAHGGHRETDLAQLALFGGAPHLDRILAAYAEEWPLADGWRERVPLHQLHLMLVHTALFGAAYRDAVARTARAALAGLGRATVDG, translated from the coding sequence ATGGATCTGGCGTACCTGCGGGCGCACCCGGAGCACCTGCCGACCTTCCTGACCCACCAGCGGATCCGCGAGACGCCGGTCGCTGGCGGCGACATCTGCGCCGCGTCCCGGCTGACGCTGGACGACGGGCACTCGGTGTTCGCCAAGACCTGGCCGGAGACCGCCGGCAGGCCCGCGCCGGAGGGCTTCTTCGCCGCCGAGGCGGCGGGCCTGCGCTGGCTCCGCGAGGCCGGGACGGTCGCCGTACCGGAGGTGGTGGTGGCGCTGCCCGAGCTGCTCGCGCTGGAGTGGGTCGACCCCGGCGAGCCGACCCCCGGGGCGGCCGAGCGGTTCGGCCGGGAGCTGGCCGGGCTGCACCGCGCCGGGGCGTCGGCCTTCGGCGCCGGGTGGAACGGCTTCATCGGTGCGCTGCCGGCGGACAACACCGCCGACGACGGCCCCTGGTCGGGGTGGTTCGCGCCGGCCCGGCTCGTTCCGTACCTCCGGATGTCGGTCGACGGCGGCGCGCTCACCGGCGCCGAGGCCGGCCTGGTCGAGCAGGTCGTCGAGCGGATCGGCGAGTTCGGCGGGGACGAGCCGCCGTCCCGGATCCACGGCGACCTCTGGCCGGGTAACGCGCTCTGGGGCGCGGACGACCGGGTCTGGCTGGTCGACCCGGCGGCGCACGGCGGGCACCGCGAGACCGACCTGGCGCAGCTGGCCCTCTTCGGCGGCGCGCCGCACCTCGACCGGATCCTCGCGGCGTACGCGGAGGAGTGGCCGCTGGCCGACGGGTGGCGGGAACGGGTGCCGCTGCACCAGCTCCACCTGATGCTGGTGCACACCGCCCTGTTCGGCGCGGCGTACCGGGATGCGGTCGCCCGTACCGCCCGGGCGGCCCTGGCCGGGCTCGGGCGCGCTACCGTCGACGGGTGA
- a CDS encoding DUF4192 domain-containing protein produces the protein MTPTDRPRLAVRSPADLIAAVPYLLGFHPADSVVVVAMRGRRITFAARADLPDLADPRDPAGHLAGVVARQHAETATVLGYGPAPLVTPAVDAVRAALTAAGMSVLDALRVTEGRYWSYLCTEPECCPPDGTPYDVGASEVSAAAVFAGQVALPDRAALVAQVAPATGPARSAVRRATARAERRLADLLDRAPATDPRGERALRSAGVAAVRTTLRRHRRGQRLTDDEVAWLSVLLTHVPVRDHAWERTDGRDEDIALWTDVLRRAEPELIAAPAALLAFAAWRAGQGALAAVALERALAEHPGHSMALLLDDLLRRGVPPSELDGWPAVGAPGVLRRRRRRRER, from the coding sequence ATGACCCCGACCGACCGCCCCCGGCTCGCCGTCCGTTCCCCCGCCGACCTCATCGCCGCCGTGCCCTACCTGCTCGGCTTCCACCCCGCCGACAGCGTCGTCGTGGTGGCGATGCGGGGCCGCCGGATCACCTTCGCCGCCCGCGCCGATCTGCCCGACCTCGCGGACCCGCGCGACCCCGCCGGCCACCTCGCCGGCGTCGTCGCCCGGCAGCACGCCGAGACCGCCACGGTCCTGGGCTACGGGCCCGCACCGCTGGTCACCCCGGCCGTCGACGCCGTGCGCGCCGCGCTGACCGCCGCCGGGATGTCCGTGCTCGACGCCCTGCGCGTCACCGAGGGCCGCTACTGGTCGTACCTCTGCACCGAGCCGGAGTGCTGCCCGCCCGACGGCACCCCCTACGACGTCGGTGCCAGCGAGGTCAGCGCGGCGGCCGTCTTCGCCGGCCAGGTCGCACTGCCCGACCGGGCCGCCCTGGTCGCGCAGGTCGCCCCGGCGACCGGTCCCGCTCGCTCGGCCGTACGCCGGGCCACCGCCCGCGCCGAGCGACGCCTGGCGGACCTGCTCGACCGGGCGCCCGCGACCGACCCGCGCGGCGAGCGGGCACTCCGCTCCGCGGGGGTGGCGGCGGTACGCACCACGCTGCGCCGGCACCGGCGGGGGCAGCGGCTCACCGACGACGAGGTCGCCTGGCTGAGCGTGCTGCTGACCCACGTGCCGGTTCGCGACCACGCCTGGGAACGCACCGACGGGCGGGACGAGGACATCGCGCTCTGGACCGACGTGCTGCGCCGGGCCGAGCCGGAGCTGATCGCCGCGCCGGCCGCGCTGCTGGCGTTCGCGGCGTGGCGGGCGGGGCAGGGGGCGCTGGCGGCGGTGGCCCTGGAACGGGCCCTGGCCGAGCACCCCGGCCATTCGATGGCGCTGCTCCTCGACGACCTGCTGCGCCGGGGCGTGCCACCCTCCGAGCTGGACGGCTGGCCGGCGGTCGGAGCGCCCGGCGTGCTACGCCGCAGACGCAGGCGGCGCGAACGCTGA
- a CDS encoding class I SAM-dependent methyltransferase, with product MADTRDSYDTVAASYAEQVRDLLVDAPHERAALALFAELVLAAGGGPVADVGCGPGRITALLHQHGLDAFGIDLSPAMIEIARRDHPHLRFEVGSMTDLALADASVAGVVAWYSLIHVPDEEIGPVFAHFRRVLRPGGPLLLGFHVGDGSRLKTEGYGGHPMNVHVHRRRPERVAAWLGAAGFTVEAQTVVSSPESSLGGMIFARRVP from the coding sequence TTGGCGGACACCCGGGACTCCTACGACACGGTTGCTGCCAGCTACGCGGAGCAGGTACGCGACCTCCTGGTCGACGCGCCCCACGAGCGAGCGGCCCTGGCGTTGTTCGCCGAACTGGTGTTGGCCGCAGGCGGAGGACCTGTCGCCGACGTCGGCTGCGGGCCCGGCCGCATCACCGCTCTTCTCCACCAGCACGGTCTGGACGCCTTCGGCATCGATCTCTCCCCGGCGATGATCGAGATCGCTCGGCGAGACCATCCCCACCTGCGGTTCGAGGTGGGCTCGATGACCGACCTGGCGCTCGCCGACGCTTCGGTCGCGGGCGTGGTGGCCTGGTACTCGCTCATCCACGTCCCGGACGAGGAGATCGGCCCGGTTTTCGCGCACTTCCGGCGGGTGCTGCGCCCCGGCGGCCCGCTGCTGCTCGGCTTCCACGTCGGCGACGGGTCACGGTTGAAGACCGAGGGCTACGGGGGCCACCCCATGAACGTCCATGTCCACCGCCGCCGACCCGAACGGGTGGCGGCATGGCTGGGCGCAGCCGGGTTCACCGTAGAAGCGCAAACGGTCGTCAGCTCGCCGGAGAGCAGTCTGGGCGGAATGATCTTCGCGCGCCGGGTCCCGTAG
- a CDS encoding TetR/AcrR family transcriptional regulator — MVRPRRQEAQRAHLITAAQRAIRDRGLAGVRVRDIADAANTSPGTVTYYWRDVRDLFQDVYEDAIERFHQRRQQASDGLRDPVARLLTMIESGLPADRDDSLCCLLYEFSPQARLRPGDAHMRRNLFDKQADLYEQILNDGAARGVFTVRGPIRHVACNLVALEDAYGYHIVTGTSIDRTSALTLIVNYAETATNTNLTTAHAALSART, encoded by the coding sequence ATGGTCCGACCACGAAGGCAGGAGGCCCAACGCGCGCACCTGATAACCGCTGCCCAGCGGGCCATCAGGGACCGCGGCCTCGCCGGCGTCCGGGTCCGCGACATCGCCGATGCCGCGAACACCTCACCCGGCACGGTCACCTACTACTGGCGTGACGTGCGCGACCTCTTCCAGGACGTGTACGAAGACGCGATCGAGCGGTTCCACCAACGCCGGCAGCAAGCCAGCGACGGTCTGCGCGATCCGGTCGCCCGGTTGCTGACGATGATCGAGTCCGGGCTCCCCGCAGACCGCGACGACAGTCTCTGCTGCCTGCTCTACGAGTTCTCACCCCAAGCCCGGTTACGCCCAGGCGACGCGCACATGAGGCGGAACCTGTTCGACAAGCAAGCCGACCTCTACGAACAGATTCTCAACGACGGAGCCGCTCGCGGCGTCTTCACCGTTCGTGGCCCCATCCGACACGTCGCCTGCAACCTGGTCGCTCTCGAGGACGCCTACGGCTATCACATCGTCACGGGCACCTCGATCGACCGCACAAGCGCCCTCACGCTGATCGTCAACTACGCCGAAACTGCCACCAACACGAACCTCACCACAGCGCACGCCGCCCTGTCCGCAAGAACCTGA
- a CDS encoding C40 family peptidase, with protein MKRQLGAVATTVVTVLGLGLAATPAQAASGVRAAVVDAAKAYLGTPYRLAYGWTCGVQAVDCECLNRHAIWDGTKAATGRGLQLNYWLQGQINQGRRVSTPRPGDLVFWDTDPNDGIRYGGDLDHTGVYIGNNRVIDANAYYGYVKNDSVTLGGTEPNPLFIDVLTPNGY; from the coding sequence ATGAAGAGGCAACTTGGAGCCGTGGCGACGACAGTGGTGACGGTGCTTGGGCTGGGGCTGGCGGCCACGCCGGCACAGGCCGCGTCCGGGGTGCGGGCGGCGGTCGTGGACGCGGCCAAGGCGTACCTGGGAACGCCCTACCGGTTGGCGTACGGCTGGACCTGTGGCGTGCAGGCAGTCGACTGCGAGTGCCTGAACCGGCACGCGATCTGGGACGGCACCAAGGCCGCGACCGGACGCGGCCTGCAACTGAACTACTGGCTGCAGGGTCAGATCAACCAGGGGCGCCGGGTCAGCACCCCGCGCCCGGGCGACCTCGTCTTCTGGGACACCGACCCGAACGACGGTATCCGCTACGGCGGCGACCTCGACCACACCGGCGTCTACATCGGCAACAACCGGGTCATCGACGCGAACGCCTACTACGGCTACGTGAAGAACGACAGCGTCACCCTCGGCGGCACCGAACCGAACCCATTGTTCATCGACGTACTCACCCCCAACGGCTACTGA
- a CDS encoding DUF397 domain-containing protein: MDDLTSAQWRKSTRSSSNGGACVEVADNLPGVVAVRDSKDPAGPALTFAPAAWRAFVAELAERA; encoded by the coding sequence ATGGATGACCTGACCAGCGCGCAGTGGCGCAAGAGCACCCGCAGCAGCTCGAACGGCGGCGCCTGCGTCGAGGTCGCCGACAACCTTCCCGGCGTCGTCGCCGTCCGTGACTCGAAGGACCCGGCCGGCCCGGCGCTCACCTTCGCGCCGGCCGCGTGGCGCGCGTTCGTCGCCGAGTTGGCCGAGCGGGCCTGA
- a CDS encoding helix-turn-helix transcriptional regulator, with translation MNRAVQVAMAKAGETAESLAAQVGVDPKTAARWVSQGRIPQTRHRARVAEILNKDIEELWPDALKRREPAWFRPWTEIEREASGLRWFESAVIPGLLQTEDYARAVLTSGPLMADAEAYVDARLRRQAAVLDRPRPSLLVFVIDEAALRRGEPAVMQPQLDHLIELARRPNVMIHVLPLRAGLHPGQAGPFIIASTPDGEVGYLDDQATGRLTNDVAPLWAVWDTVRSVALPRDQTIDLLRARSWMT, from the coding sequence ATGAACCGGGCGGTACAGGTAGCGATGGCGAAGGCCGGGGAGACTGCGGAGAGCCTCGCAGCTCAGGTCGGCGTCGATCCGAAGACGGCGGCCCGGTGGGTCAGCCAGGGACGAATCCCGCAGACCCGCCACCGTGCCCGGGTCGCCGAGATTCTCAACAAGGACATAGAAGAGCTCTGGCCGGACGCGTTGAAGCGCCGCGAGCCAGCCTGGTTCAGACCGTGGACTGAGATCGAGCGCGAGGCGTCAGGACTGCGGTGGTTCGAATCAGCCGTCATCCCGGGCCTCCTACAGACCGAGGACTACGCCAGGGCGGTCCTCACCAGCGGACCGCTGATGGCTGACGCGGAAGCCTATGTCGACGCCCGGCTACGCCGGCAGGCCGCCGTGCTCGACCGCCCGCGTCCTTCCCTTCTGGTCTTCGTGATTGATGAGGCTGCGCTTCGCCGGGGAGAGCCGGCGGTCATGCAACCGCAGCTTGACCACCTCATCGAGCTTGCCCGGCGTCCGAACGTCATGATCCACGTGCTTCCTCTCCGCGCCGGGCTGCACCCCGGCCAGGCTGGACCGTTCATCATCGCCAGCACGCCTGACGGCGAGGTCGGCTACCTCGATGACCAAGCCACCGGCCGTCTCACGAATGACGTTGCTCCGCTCTGGGCAGTCTGGGATACCGTGAGATCGGTCGCGCTGCCGCGAGACCAAACCATCGACCTGTTGAGAGCGCGATCATGGATGACCTGA
- a CDS encoding flavin reductase, with the protein MTRRRAHLPTRPTWRCAACGIAWPCSAAKLRLLAEYRTDRPALLIHLATLQVEAGEQLAALDHATTATDLTARFTGWARPR; encoded by the coding sequence ATGACCCGCCGCCGCGCCCACCTGCCCACCCGGCCCACCTGGCGCTGCGCGGCCTGCGGGATCGCCTGGCCGTGTTCGGCGGCGAAGCTGCGGCTGCTCGCCGAGTACCGGACCGACCGGCCAGCCCTGCTGATCCACCTGGCGACCCTCCAGGTCGAGGCGGGCGAGCAGCTCGCCGCGCTGGACCACGCCACGACGGCGACCGACCTGACCGCCCGCTTCACCGGCTGGGCCCGCCCGCGCTGA
- a CDS encoding GAP family protein: MSVGLLLSLAGLALVDSTSIGTLFIPVWLLLAPGPVNARRILVYLGTIAVFYFGVGLLLALGGSRLADVLGGAMDNRPVLWAQLVLGVGLFVLSFRYDGKRRPRSGGVLRWRDRATAGDSSARWLVGLALLAALAEVATMLPYLGAVGLLTTSGLGAAEMVGLLAAYCLVMVLPAVLLLAARMALPRLVEPVLARLNAWIMRTSGSMLGWILGIAGFLLARDAAIRLGLFG, from the coding sequence ATGAGCGTCGGACTGCTGCTGTCGCTCGCCGGCCTGGCCCTGGTCGACAGCACGAGCATCGGCACGCTCTTCATCCCCGTCTGGCTGCTGCTCGCTCCCGGGCCGGTCAACGCCCGCCGGATCCTCGTCTACCTCGGCACGATCGCCGTCTTCTACTTCGGCGTCGGGCTGCTGCTCGCCCTCGGCGGCAGCCGGCTGGCCGACGTCCTCGGCGGGGCGATGGACAACCGACCGGTGCTGTGGGCTCAGCTCGTCCTCGGGGTCGGGCTGTTCGTGCTCAGCTTCCGCTACGACGGCAAGCGGCGTCCGCGCAGCGGGGGCGTGTTGCGCTGGCGGGACCGGGCCACCGCCGGCGACTCCTCGGCGCGGTGGCTGGTCGGGCTGGCGCTGCTCGCCGCGCTCGCGGAGGTGGCGACGATGCTGCCGTACCTCGGCGCGGTCGGCCTGCTGACCACCTCGGGGCTCGGCGCTGCCGAGATGGTGGGGCTGCTCGCCGCCTACTGCCTGGTCATGGTCCTGCCGGCGGTGCTGCTGCTGGCGGCCCGGATGGCGCTGCCGAGGCTGGTCGAACCGGTGCTGGCCCGGCTCAACGCCTGGATCATGCGGACCTCCGGCAGCATGCTCGGCTGGATCCTCGGCATCGCCGGCTTCCTGCTGGCCCGCGACGCCGCGATCCGGCTGGGGCTGTTCGGCTAG
- the fdhD gene encoding formate dehydrogenase accessory sulfurtransferase FdhD — translation MGRATDRRGVLRIDLDAATGRTSVRRQDTLAVEEPLEIRVGAAGPGRRRPLAVTMRTPGDDLDLAIGFLLTEGLIRSADDVRTAQLCAGAETPNTYNVVDVVLAPGVPEPTVDPSRNFYTTSSCGVCGKASIDAVRTRSVFAVGDDPLTVPAAVLTALPDRLRAAQRGFDRTGGLHAAGLFTGDGDLVVLREDVGRHNAVDKVVGWAVRERRLPLAGHVLLVSGRASFELTQKAWMAGVPLLAAVSAPSTLAVELAEEAGLTLVGFLRGDAMNVYARPERVTA, via the coding sequence ATGGGACGGGCGACTGACCGGCGCGGCGTGCTCCGCATCGACCTCGACGCGGCGACCGGCCGCACCTCGGTACGCCGGCAGGACACCCTCGCGGTGGAGGAGCCGCTGGAGATCCGGGTCGGTGCGGCCGGTCCCGGCCGGCGACGCCCGCTCGCCGTGACCATGCGTACGCCCGGCGACGACCTCGACCTGGCGATCGGCTTCCTGCTGACCGAGGGGCTGATCCGCTCCGCCGACGACGTACGCACCGCGCAGCTCTGCGCCGGCGCGGAGACACCCAACACGTACAACGTGGTGGACGTGGTGCTGGCGCCCGGCGTGCCCGAACCCACCGTCGATCCGTCGCGGAACTTCTACACCACCAGCTCCTGTGGGGTGTGCGGCAAGGCGAGCATCGACGCCGTGCGTACCCGATCGGTCTTCGCGGTGGGCGACGACCCGCTGACGGTGCCGGCGGCGGTCCTGACCGCGCTGCCGGACCGGCTGCGCGCGGCCCAGCGCGGCTTCGACCGCACGGGCGGCCTGCACGCGGCGGGCCTGTTCACCGGCGACGGCGACCTGGTGGTGCTGCGCGAGGACGTCGGCCGGCACAACGCCGTCGACAAGGTGGTCGGCTGGGCGGTCCGCGAGCGGCGGCTGCCGCTGGCCGGGCACGTCCTGCTGGTCTCCGGACGGGCGAGTTTCGAGCTGACCCAGAAGGCGTGGATGGCGGGGGTGCCGCTGCTCGCGGCGGTCTCCGCGCCGAGCACCCTGGCGGTGGAGCTGGCCGAGGAGGCCGGGCTGACGCTGGTCGGCTTCCTGCGCGGCGACGCGATGAACGTCTACGCCCGCCCCGAACGGGTCACCGCCTGA
- a CDS encoding response regulator transcription factor, producing the protein MAVRVAVVDDGSLTFRGVADALGRAPGVTVVGVFPSVEPVAALRDAPQVVVADRCAESNAGPWWPDGPAFVVLATCQDAVRVRAALDAGALAYLGRDVDEATLLRAVHAVGRGDLYLDGAARVALLPDAVGEVCDDGPPTLTARERDVLRLVAEGLTHQQIARRLCLSKSTVDTYTHRLRQKTGAVNKAGLTRIAMAFEVDPAA; encoded by the coding sequence ATGGCCGTCAGGGTCGCTGTCGTGGACGACGGGTCGCTGACCTTTCGGGGGGTCGCCGACGCCCTCGGGCGGGCTCCAGGGGTGACCGTGGTCGGCGTGTTCCCCTCGGTCGAGCCGGTCGCCGCCCTGCGGGACGCGCCGCAGGTCGTCGTCGCCGACCGCTGCGCGGAGTCGAACGCCGGCCCGTGGTGGCCCGACGGGCCGGCGTTCGTCGTCCTCGCCACGTGCCAGGACGCGGTACGGGTGCGGGCCGCCCTGGACGCGGGCGCGCTCGCCTATCTCGGGCGGGACGTCGACGAGGCCACCCTGCTGCGGGCGGTCCACGCCGTCGGCCGGGGTGACCTCTACCTCGATGGCGCGGCGCGGGTCGCCCTGCTGCCCGACGCCGTCGGCGAGGTCTGCGACGACGGTCCGCCCACGCTGACCGCCCGGGAGCGGGACGTGCTGCGGCTCGTCGCCGAGGGCCTCACCCACCAGCAGATCGCCCGCAGGCTCTGCCTGTCCAAGTCGACGGTCGACACCTACACGCATCGCCTGCGACAGAAGACGGGCGCGGTGAACAAGGCGGGACTGACGCGGATCGCGATGGCGTTCGAGGTGGACCCCGCCGCCTAG
- a CDS encoding molybdenum cofactor guanylyltransferase, translated as MDAYAAVVLAGGAARRMGGVDKPARTVGGLPMRDRVLAAVADAAPRILVGPPGPVPAGVRVTREEPPGGGPVAAAAAGLALLDAGTPVVALLAADLPLLTRAAVGELLDRLDADGHDGACYVDVDGRRQTLCGVWRVAPLRAALDRLATERAGRQPGFAAPLAGAPIRALLAGLRVREVPWSGAGPPPWFDCDTDEDVRRAEEWTR; from the coding sequence GTGGACGCGTACGCGGCGGTGGTGCTGGCGGGCGGCGCCGCGCGGCGGATGGGGGGCGTGGACAAGCCCGCCCGGACGGTCGGCGGCCTGCCCATGCGGGACCGGGTGCTGGCCGCGGTCGCCGATGCCGCGCCGCGCATCCTGGTCGGCCCGCCCGGACCGGTGCCCGCCGGGGTGCGGGTGACCCGGGAGGAACCGCCGGGCGGCGGCCCCGTCGCCGCCGCCGCGGCCGGGCTGGCCCTGCTCGACGCCGGTACGCCGGTGGTCGCCCTGCTCGCCGCCGACCTGCCCCTGCTCACCCGCGCGGCGGTCGGGGAGTTGCTCGACCGTCTCGACGCCGACGGTCACGACGGCGCCTGCTACGTCGACGTCGACGGGCGGCGGCAGACCCTGTGCGGGGTGTGGCGGGTGGCCCCGCTGCGCGCCGCCCTGGACCGCCTCGCCACCGAGCGCGCCGGCAGGCAGCCCGGCTTCGCCGCGCCGCTGGCGGGGGCACCGATCAGGGCGCTGCTCGCCGGGCTGCGGGTGCGCGAGGTGCCGTGGTCCGGTGCCGGCCCGCCGCCCTGGTTCGACTGCGACACTGACGAGGACGTACGCCGGGCGGAGGAGTGGACGCGATGA